The following nucleotide sequence is from Allocatelliglobosispora scoriae.
ATGATGTTGATGCCCTGATCCGCGAGGAGGGTGCACAGCTCGGCGAGCACGCCCGGACGCGAAGCACTCGGCGTCAGCGCGAGCGTCGTCTTCCAGGCCACGTCATCGGGGGCGGGAGGCAGCGCTGCGGTGGCGGGATCGTCGCTGCCGATGCAGGCGAAGCGCGTATAGGCCCCGGTGTGGTCCTCGACCGCCTGATCGATCACCTCGACGTCGTAGCGGGAGGCGAGGCCGGGTGCGCCGATCGCGATCATCCCGGGCTCGGCCACGGCGGCCTCGACCGCCGCCGCCGTCGAGGCGAAGTGCTTGGTCGGCAGCCCGGACGCGGCGACATAGCGCCGGCACTGGGCGAGCCCGTGCGCGTGGCTGGCGATGACCGTGGGCTGGTCCGTGCCGTCGTCCCGGTCGGCCCGGCCCCGGTAGGCGTCGAACGTGATCGGCACCGACACCTCCCGCAGGATCACGATCCCGGCGGTGCGGAAGACGAGCTCGTCGACGCTGGCCGTGACGATCCCCTCCACGGTGTTCTCCAGCGGGATCACACCGAAGTCGGCGCCGCCCGCCATGAGCTCGCCGATGATGAAATCGACCGCGGACACCGGCCGGAGCAACGCCCGGTCGCCCCAGATCTCCCGCGCGGCCGTGTGGGTGAAGGTGCCGGCCGGTCCGAGGTACGCGATCCGCTTCTCCACTGACGGTGTCTCCTTCGGACTCGTCCGTGCCGAAAAGGACTCGCCGATGAGCCCGCGAAGAAGCCCGAGGCTATCGCACCATCGACACTTTAAGATATGGGAGCCGCGTCGCGGACCCGGGCGAGATGCTCCAGAAAGGTGAGGTTGGCGGCCCAGCCGTCGATCAGGGGCGGGTCCGTGCCCAGCCACACCGGCTCCGCCGACGGGTAGGAGTGCAGCTGGTCGGCGATCCCGGCCCTCGTCACCACGATGCAGGCCTGGCGGTGCCGCGAGGCGAGGACGCACAGCCGCCCCGTCTCCAGGTGGAAGGCCGACGGGTCGCGGCGCCCCGA
It contains:
- a CDS encoding prephenate dehydratase → MEKRIAYLGPAGTFTHTAAREIWGDRALLRPVSAVDFIIGELMAGGADFGVIPLENTVEGIVTASVDELVFRTAGIVILREVSVPITFDAYRGRADRDDGTDQPTVIASHAHGLAQCRRYVAASGLPTKHFASTAAAVEAAVAEPGMIAIGAPGLASRYDVEVIDQAVEDHTGAYTRFACIGSDDPATAALPPAPDDVAWKTTLALTPSASRPGVLAELCTLLADQGINIISLTSRPLPGFPGAYVFVLTLAEDPDSVHVARGVQGILHSGVRLKFLGSYLSDHLVRPAPSDRLLTPPIGSFDIKDFHRVVARFPGRPAASGPVG